aaacaaacatctgcactCTCAGTGCCGCTGCTCCTGCTCGCAGACGTTCGGAGGAGGAGCGAACATGCTCCCCGTTCTTATTTCATGAGTAAGATCACATAAAGGTTGCGAACGAAAACAAATCAAAGAACATTTAACGCTGTTATTTCAACGTGTTCGCGCGTGCGCGGATGTTTAATTGAGACTTCTCCTTTAAGAGAGCTTTTCCTTTAACACACCTGACCACACCTGAGCTGGACTTCCGGGTCTTTCACAAGgagaagaaacaacaacaagtcGGCGGAAGAGAGCCGGGACCAGGATTAAAACCAGGCCCAGGTCTTCAGCGAtcaggtggggttttttttagtgcGAGTTTCCGCTCCGTTAGCATGTAGCCTGTTAGCTCGGAGCTCAGTCACACAGTTTTTATCATATTTGATCGCTGTAATCACAAACATCACGTCGCCATGTTAACTTGAGACTGACGTCATGCAATGGGCGGGACTAACGCTACCTGCGGCTTGTGTTTTAATTGTCACATTTTCAAGTTTAAAAAACGTCAGAGCATAAGGAAGAAATTTTTAAACACGCCcgcgcgcgcgcacacgcaCGCATACAGATAGACAATTGCGTCAGATACAAAGCTGCGTGTAAGAGTCTGTACTGATTATTGATCATGAGGTCAACACGAAACCTTCACACCTTCGTTcgtccactctgagctctgagGGAGCCTCAGAAATGGAAACGACATTTTTCAGCgatctgattggtcagtagaGCCTGATCTGTTCCAGAGCAGGTTAGGTTAACAGCatcagttaccatggtgatttacCTCAACAAGCAGTGAACCAGCTTCATAATTACGTGAATTTACCTGGGTCTAAGTGGCGACGTGGGCCCCTCTAAAGATCGGAGTCAGCTGATTAACAGTTTGAGGGTCATCAGAGAGGATGAGTTTGTTTGGACCGAAGTCCTGCACTTCTAAAATAACGAGTATAAAGCAGAACAACAGGAGACTAAATCTGAGTAAGAACAACACAAAAGCACTCAGAGTTCATCCTGATATCAAAACCAGAGAATAAAGATGAGTTTGATGTCAGGGCCTGATGTGAAGAAGACCTGATCCCCTCTGTGCTTTCATCTGGACCACAGTCATCCAGTGTGCAAACTTCAGAAATCAGAGAGGAAACAAGACACTAGAACAGAATAGAAAAGGATAGAATgggcctttattgtcactgtacatgtacaatgaaattatGGGCGGTCCCCGCCAACTGTGCCGGAGTTCAAATGTAAATAGTAAAGACGTCGGGAATAAATGACACACAAAAATAGGAAAGGCACACAGTGGAGAGCAAAGAAAAGACTTGGACTGAATGTGTGAGTGTCCTGAGTGATGGGGGTCACACAGGCCATGGCTCAGATGCGTGGATGGGGTGCATGTGCTAAATCAATCATGAAACTTAGGTGAAGGTAGCATTTTCTTAATGTTTGTGATTCAGAATTTCATATCGAGAAGAATTTTACATGCTTTATTGTGATGGCAGTGAAAGTGTTGTCTGTTGGATTCAAACATTACATCAGATTTCAAAATGATCTTTCACACAGTCTTTATATATGCAGGAAGCCAGGAGGAGGGGCAGGAGGCCTGCGTTACGCCTTAGTGAtcaacagtgttggtcaagttacttgaaaaatgtaatcggtaactaattactgattacttcccccaaaaagtaatcccgttactttactgattactaattttcaaaagtaattaattacttaattacttagttactttttaaaaacacgatttacaacctgaataggtaataaagcgatagatctttcagcccaattctactttttctgcataatccatcatacaaaatgtaatcaaatggaaaagtctctttttaaaacttgttttattagttttaatcttttaacttaatgcatcaagcaaaaattaaattatatgcaacattctctgactggaagaaatttgtttaacatttaaacctattttctgcacattccagcacataaaataaaatagttttttgtgtttacactcactctttcaaatagatgcaagtaaaacacagcagaaaataaataaaatcaaagactagcggtcctgttgctctattttcacctgtaaagcaggactggggtaggcggaggtttaccctggtgcaggtgtgccgcagcggtcaatggaagaatccgcgagtttctctgtgaatttcacattacgtcgtagtgcactcggtgcttgcctggaagtttaggggtttaaaaaaagttttcttcccacgcagtgaacagtggacactaatgtttttgtcactttttatggaatcaaactcaaaataaggtcagtacttccacgctttaaatgctgcatgctcatactctctcccgcactcgatatattatccattgttgatctgcagacagctgttgtcacgaacatcgcactcgcttacgtcactgtcatgagacattctcgcaaaaaaatcacggttttaataacacagtaacgcagcgttcctacgtgaaagtaatggtaatctaattactgtttttgcaacagtaatcccttacattactcgttacttgaaaaaagtaatcagattacagtaacgcctTAGAAGTAACGCGTTAGAAGTAacgcattactgcccatctctggtgatCAACCACATCACACCTGCAGCACTGACGTTTGCTCCAGTGTTTCAGCACACACAGGTGAACATGTGCGCTGTGTGTGGCACAGTTCCTTGTATCACCTGTTTACTGTTCACTTGGATTGACCTGACCCACTCTCTGTTCTCCGGCAGGTGCATTTGCTCACATAACAGGACGCGCCATGATGGAGGACAGTGGAGGGAGGAAGACCAGAGTGGGCGAGGACGAGGAGACAGTGAGCTCAGTCGTGACTGAGATGAGCACGCTGCCGTGgtctgcagacagacagaccgGTGGACGGACGGGTAAAGCTGACAGGATGAGCGTGAGATCAGGTGTGTCTCTTCCTGAGGCGTCGAGCCgcacagagagcgagagagagctgAAGGCAGAGGTGGAGAGGAGGGGCGGCAGGGCGGGTTTAGATGAAGGAGTGGAGCCACGTGAGGATAAAGCGAGGGTACACCTGTTGGAGGAGGAGCCCCGAGAGAACCTCCTGCCAGAGAAAGCTGCTCAGGTGTTCAGGCCTGCAATGACTGCCCTCCACTCCCCCTCCTCACTCAGAGAGTCTGGGCCGCTCTGGGAAATGGAGTCCGAGAAGAGTCCCTTCCTGGGTCCCCGAGGAGTTCCCGAGGACTACAATCAACATTATTACCTGCACGAGGACCTGCGCTCCAATAAACGTAAGTACTAACTCAGAGACTACGTCAGAAAATCACATCACCTTGTATCAGGAGGAAATGGTCAGGGGGTCGGGCACACCTGAACAGAACCACCTTAAAATCTGTGGATTTTAGACGACACTGAACTGAAATGACTGTAATGACTCTGATACTTGTACATATCAGTGAAACAGACCCAGACAATCAGAAAAATGCACAttaagagcttttttttttttttttttttaaaagttttaaaagtcaGAGGCTGAGGAAGAACTCCTATTAAACAGGAAGTTGGCTAATGCGTGCTCTGGCACTATCTGCCACCATGGAAGCCGTGGAGAATTGCTTATGCCATCACTCATTTAACCAATCACGGTAGGCTTTGGGGCTAATCACTCAGCTGACATTTATGAACTAAGTGTGTTTAACCCTTTGGACAGGACAGACAGGCTAGCGTGTCCAAATCACATGACCGTTTAAGATGACGTACCAGCAAGATGCAGTCTCGCTgagtgtctgtttgtgttgagAGGCCAAGTAAAGCTAGAGTTATGATAAATCATTCTCATTGTGCtttttcctgaatactgtcgtcaGGTTTAGCGTACGGAGCAGTGGTAAAAACTGGATGTTCTAAGGAATGCACTttcaagcaaaaacaaacaaacacaccttttcctattggtggaaaaatgcaccacatCAACCAGTCAagaaatgatatggcaacacgTGCCATTTGGTTGCTCAGTTGCACAgaacttttatttttgcatcACAAGTTCTGAAAATGATTTGTTGAACATGTTTCctactctgattttttttttttttttaaaggtaagtTGTGTCactacagtatgtcaaaatgaaaacatgactgtaaattcagaaaCGTGAAGTCGTGCATAAAAGAATGATGCCAAACATGGTGAGGGAGTCAAAAACAACAGGTTTTACCCTGGACTCCAGAGGGTTTAGTTACCTGTCCCTGTTTATACACCTGTGCACCTCTAAGTGCTGACTCTGCCTCCATTAACTCATTTTTCTCATCTGTGTCAGGAGGGCAGTGCTGTCTCAGTACGGATGTCCTAAAGATGGGCGTGTCTCTAATGGCCTCGGCGTTCTTCTTCCCTTTACTCGTCTGGGGCggttttgtgtttctgccaTTTGACGCCCCGCTGCTGGATGGTGCCCCCCTCCGGCTCGTCTACACGCTGCGCTGCTCCGTGTTTGCTGCCACCCCCATCGTCCTTGGTGAGTCACACACCACCGAAAAAGAGATGCAGAATCTCACCTGTCTCACCTGTGTGCGTCTCACCTGTTCGTCAGGTTGGCTTGTTCTGGGCATCTCACGGCTAAGGTCAGGTGTGCTTCGTCCTCTGTTTGATGACGAGATAAAGGAGGCGGAGCTACAGGAAGTGACTGTCCACCAGCGCTTCATCTCTGACTCTGCCTCGCTGTTCGTGATTTACTTCTTGCAGCTGGTCGTTGTGGCGATGTACCTTAGCCAGGAGCAGCTGAAGCTTGTCCCGCTCCTGACCATCCTCTTTGCTTTTGGAAGGTGAGGATCCATCCACGATGAGATCAGTCGAAAACGACATCGATCGATGAATCTAATGGCACTTCCGTGTCTACACAGGTTGGCGTACTGGGTCGCGGCGGCATTTGGCAGCAGCATTCGTGGATTCGGTTTTGGCATCTCCTTCCTGCCGAGTGTCGTCATGATGGGAGCAAACTTCTACTTCATCTTCACGATGGATGCGGCGAGTTCCATTTTCAGTGTCCCCCATGACGAGGCGCCGCCTCCACCTGCAGGCCGACAACGGTTCTGGGGATAAGACACAATCAGTGATTGATGATTGTCATTATCGATTGAAAAGTAAAATCTGTCTTTATTTTGAggtttaaatgctttaaaatgaCCGGGCGTAGCCCTGCCCAGCTGGTATGCGCAGctcttgttttttcctttattaaACTGCTTCCTGTTCTCTGCAGCTTCCTgttgattgtgttttttttctgtgttttattttgtacaatTGTTTTTATGATcaataaattaaagaaaagagaCTGTCATTTAcaaattttcacaataaaagttgGAAACTATCACTCACATTGCTTCCTGTCTGCGGTCTTTCAGAATAATGTTGGTACaacaaaccttttgttttttttcaaaggaaatgacaaaatatgtgatttaaggaataaaataagaaactgattattatttatgttacatttagatatttagattttaatttatatttatttacacaaaGGTTTGTTTTTGCGCACTGCAGCCTGTCAGTGTTGATGATTAATCATCTGCTGCTGTGAGGCTGATTTTCTAGTTAAACTGGTCGAACTGTCAGATGAAATCTGAGCACAGGAAGTACTCACACCCTGACTTCACAATAAAAGGataatgtttttcatttagGATAAATAAGAATCTTAAAATTATCGTGAAGCATCAACAGTCGATCATTTTTGTCCCTCTTTATCagtatttataattttataagcagaaatgacacagcagGAGGATAAAGGGTTGAAATGTTTCTTGCTCTGAGGCATCAGAAACGGTATGCGTTATTTTATTAACACAGTTTCTTGTTTACGGTGACACAAACTAATGAGATCAATCGCAGTGATCAATAATCACGAAATCATTTACGGTTAACGGGAAGCAATTTTCTGTCTTCTCCATTCTGTCTACAggcaagcttttattttgaaggctcaGGTGTGTGAGGCGTTTGCAGGTAGACTGCAGTGTTTTTATTGTCACGGACTGAAGGAGCTTCTGAGTGCAGCACTGCCATTTATTCCTGCAAGATCGGCTCATTTTTACCACATCCTGCCACTGAAAACGCCAAAAAGAGAGGTTTTCTTCATGGAGTCCGTACCTGTGAAGAGGCGGTCCTGCCTGCTGCGCTTCAGAGAGCGCTGTCCGTTCAGGAAGCTCTGCAGACGCACGTACGGTCAGTTAtctctgtttaaataaagcttaGTGAAACTGCTTTTGCGTTTGTAATCAGCTTTCAATAAAGTTTAACAATCGGTGTGTTTTAACATTATTAACGTGTTTAACTTTGATGAGGTCAGAGGCTGCAGAGCTACTCTGAGAGAGAGGCAGGGTTCATCTGGACAAGTGAGAAGTGTGATATACTTCACCTGAGTAGAAACCCCATAACTGGTCTAAATGAAAGCTGCTGACCTTCAAAACAGATTCCAACTTGATCAAAATAACTGTGTACACTTGAGTGACAACCACTGTCTTAGCTTTCAGTTCTGGTTTTAACTCCAGTTCCTCTTCTGGTCTATGTTCTTAAGTCCAGTTACAGCTGTGGTTCGGTTacagtccactgtcagaggccataagaagatcatttgtaatctttactaaagctgtttctgtgctgtgatgagctctgaaacctgactgaaactcttcaaataagccattcctctgcagatgatctgttagctgtttgacaactactctttcaaggattttttaTATGAAAGGAAgtttggagattggcctataattagctaagacagctgggtctagagatgctttttaagtaaaggtttaactacagccagcttgaaggcctgtggtacatagccaattattagacataggttgatcatatttaagattgaagcattaattaatggcaggacttctttgagcagtctaAAAAGAGTTGTTAAAAAGGGCATAAGGCACCTCGAGGGGActcctgttgtgatttggctgaATTGAACTGATTCCATTTCTAGTTCCAGTCCTAGTTTTGGTCAGAACAGAGAAAGAAGTCAGTCTGTCCCTGAGGTTGCTGACTCTTTATCACCTCCTCTTTCCTGTGAAACAGACATATCAGCAGCAGATTCGCCTCCTATTGATCCACCTTGGAATGATGTCAGATTTTCCTCCACCAAGCAGCCAATGCTTGAGCCGTTCCCACCTTTGGCCAGGTGTCAGAGTGTCTCTCCTCCTGACCAATcagacacagacactcacaTGGAGGAAGATTTGTGTGCCGCAGAGAACCACCAGAACCACCAGAGCCACCAGAACCAGTGGCAGGATGCAGAGAGCAGAGCAGACAACCATATGGGTGAGGACTGCCTGTCCTTTTAGTTTGAGCCTGCAGGAAGCTGAACTGAGGAGTTCAAAATCAGATTTTTAGACCTTTGAAAGGAATCGGTTagtttctctgtctttttctctttgttattcatatttatgaTTTCCTTGGAGACACATGCTAAGCTAAAGGAGCCCAGTTAGGTCATTTAGTGAGTTAATTTTTTCCAGTTACACATGAATTTTACTCAGAGCTCACTGATGTAAGCATCACGAACGGACCATAATGCACACCGAGTGGGAAGCCGTGACCACAGAGGTAACTGCTTCACCCAGGAGCTCAGAGGCTTGCCACTAGTTGAAATGtctctgatttttgttttgttgtttcttcctgtttcagaGCTCGATGATGATGTAGACCCAGAAACCGGAGAGAGAGCACAGGGTTGACCCCACCCCCTTCCTGTCAGGAACTGCTGCACCGCCAACATCACCTACACCTGGGGGAAGAAAAAAGTCTGTTGCACGATCATGACCAAAAACATCATCAGAGTTTTACAGAaattctaaaaatgtttaaagagaatttagtttaaaaatacatttagaccAGTAACAGATATATTAGACTTCACTGATGACAATAACAGGTAAAGTAGCATTTCTATGAAGAAATATGTGAACCTCTTATGATGATTAATAAAGGTAAAATCAGAGTCAGGTGTTTTCAGTTGAGCTGTTTATATTTAAAGGACAGGGATCTATCTGAGTCTGATCTCCACAACATGTTCTGACTCATGACCAGAAGTGTGAGGATTTCAGAAACAGACTTGTTGGTGGTCATTTGGCTGGAAGGGTTTCCAGAAGTTTCCctacttttatatttttcatttgttgCATCAATCAGCATGCACTTTGTCACTCAGAGATTAAAATTCCTGAATTAGCAGCAAAGAACCAAAAACAGGTTCCAAGAACTTTGGCAGTTTGTGCTTCCTGCAGCGTGGAGTGACCACAACTACGAAAATGTTCCCACGGTCCAAAGGCATCTATGGTGGTGTCATGGTTTGGGACTGCTTCAGTGCATATGGACCAGAACAGCTCAGCATCACTGATGGAATGATGGATTTTGACTGAGAAGCAGGACATCTGCCTGTGGATTGAATCGTACAGCAGAGACAACAACCCTCAGCTCACAAAGGAGAACGTTAAAGAAACGTTCATGTGAGGAGGCCACAAACACCCCAAACGTGAAGCTCCGAGTCCTCAGGGCTGATCGCCACAGCAGAACCTGGAAGCAAAGGTTGAAATACTTGATGTGATACTggaacagtcgcctcaagatgctttatattgtaaggtagaccatACAATAATTCAACAGTGataaccccaacaatcatatgaccccctatgagcaagcgctttggcgacactgggaaggaaaaactcccttttaacaggaagaaacctctggcagaaccagcctcagggaggggcggggccatctgctgcaaccggttggggtgagagaaggaagaaaacTGCCTGAAAACttaaggctctccctcccattctacttttaaatactataggaacaacaagtaagcctgcagtatGAGAGTGAAGtactctaatggggtgatatggtactataaggtcatcaCGGTCATTAGGGAGCATTCGCCCCATGATCACAAGGTTGAGGGTTCAAATCCACCGAACGGCTACCTGGGGTATCCCTGAGCAAGGTGCCGTCACTACACATTGCTCCCCGGGTGCTGGATTGGCTgcacactgcttcactgagtgaatgggatAAATGCAGAGAGTAATTTCCCTACAGGGgaaaatccagttttgagatcccttcccagacgccttaacgcccactcacatcctgggtattctgacctcaggaaatcacatgatagggtggggctaggtttcacaatgagctcacccgaaaccttggctgattggtgacctacacccgttttcgcACCTTGggtcgtgtgattaggtagagggtcattagggggtccattgtccctcttggCGGGagactcccacagggcttaaatctgggactctccaccatttgaccctagaactgaagaaccTTCTCGGATGAGTGgtaaaacgtcttcaagcaa
This sequence is a window from Oreochromis aureus strain Israel breed Guangdong linkage group 11, ZZ_aureus, whole genome shotgun sequence. Protein-coding genes within it:
- the tmem79b gene encoding transmembrane protein 79 isoform X2, producing MMEDSGGRKTRVGEDEETVSSVVTEMSTLPWSADRQTGGRTGKADRMSVRSGVSLPEASSRTESERELKAEVERRGGRAGLDEGVEPREDKARVHLLEEEPRENLLPEKAAQVFRPAMTALHSPSSLRESGPLWEMESEKSPFLGPRGVPEDYNQHYYLHEDLRSNKRGQCCLSTDVLKMGVSLMASAFFFPLLVWGGFVFLPFDAPLLDGAPLRLVYTLRCSVFAATPIVLGWLVLGISRLRSGVLRPLFDDEIKEAELQEVTVHQRFISDSASLFVIYFLQLVVVAMYLSQEQLKLVPLLTILFAFGRLAYWVAAAFGSSIRGFGFGISFLPSVVMMGANFYFIFTMDAASSIFSVPHDEAPPPPAGRQRFWG
- the tmem79b gene encoding transmembrane protein 79 isoform X1; this encodes MSLFGPKSCTSKITSIKQNNRRLNLSAFAHITGRAMMEDSGGRKTRVGEDEETVSSVVTEMSTLPWSADRQTGGRTGKADRMSVRSGVSLPEASSRTESERELKAEVERRGGRAGLDEGVEPREDKARVHLLEEEPRENLLPEKAAQVFRPAMTALHSPSSLRESGPLWEMESEKSPFLGPRGVPEDYNQHYYLHEDLRSNKRGQCCLSTDVLKMGVSLMASAFFFPLLVWGGFVFLPFDAPLLDGAPLRLVYTLRCSVFAATPIVLGWLVLGISRLRSGVLRPLFDDEIKEAELQEVTVHQRFISDSASLFVIYFLQLVVVAMYLSQEQLKLVPLLTILFAFGRLAYWVAAAFGSSIRGFGFGISFLPSVVMMGANFYFIFTMDAASSIFSVPHDEAPPPPAGRQRFWG